From one Desulfurobacterium thermolithotrophum DSM 11699 genomic stretch:
- a CDS encoding roadblock/LC7 domain-containing protein yields the protein MASKREKLEEILSDLADSLGSDMLGALIATPDGQVVASTMLKSNLSAEKLAAMSAAVVGTSERLSKIVEAGDFQDALVRCSNQNILSKKAGRRAILVCVIKSGANIGLLNIEVEDAIERITAVLGM from the coding sequence ATGGCTAGCAAAAGAGAAAAGTTAGAGGAAATACTTTCAGATCTTGCCGATTCTCTTGGCTCTGATATGCTTGGCGCATTAATAGCAACACCTGACGGGCAAGTAGTTGCTTCAACAATGTTAAAAAGTAACTTGAGTGCTGAAAAGCTAGCTGCTATGTCGGCAGCCGTTGTTGGTACATCTGAAAGACTTTCAAAAATTGTTGAAGCAGGAGATTTCCAAGACGCTTTAGTTAGATGTTCAAACCAAAATATTCTATCCAAAAAAGCTGGTAGGAGAGCAATATTGGTTTGTGTAATTAAATCAGGAGCAAATATTGGTCTTTTGAACATAGAGGTAGAAGATGCAATTGAAAGAATTACAGCCGTTTTGGGAATGTAA
- a CDS encoding H(2)-dependent methylenetetrahydromethanopterin dehydrogenase-related protein translates to MRVTVYGFGSLNYYSNKLNVPEKLGGEPPYGGSAMAVEFAKAGHDVTLSDPNIDKVPDEIRKKVEDAGVKLTTDDIEAAKEAEVAILFTPFRGGVTFKIAETILPYLVENAVICTTCTMSILVLNSYLQNAIFLEGREDIGFSTMHPAAIPGTPQHKHYLIATNELLRKPIVTEEQIEKLKKLATDTGKEAYLLPAELVSPVGDMGIVTTAIAFAGAIEYYKVSRDILKTKRSMTEFQIAQSLQVISSLVTKYGLEGLIKLLNVDAMKASLQSMILDKNEQPLTVTASKLLEKIEETIPELIKEAENFSPSEPTYTSAPSPMLVEHMEDLVGDDVLKGILRESWKKFYENVSERNKE, encoded by the coding sequence ATGAGGGTTACCGTCTATGGTTTTGGAAGTCTTAATTATTACTCAAATAAATTAAACGTTCCTGAAAAGTTAGGGGGTGAACCTCCTTATGGTGGCTCTGCAATGGCAGTAGAATTTGCAAAAGCAGGGCACGATGTCACTCTTTCTGATCCTAATATAGATAAAGTACCAGATGAAATAAGAAAAAAAGTCGAAGATGCTGGAGTTAAACTTACAACTGATGATATAGAAGCTGCAAAAGAAGCAGAAGTAGCAATCTTATTTACTCCTTTTAGAGGAGGAGTAACTTTTAAAATAGCAGAAACTATTCTTCCTTATCTTGTTGAAAATGCAGTAATCTGTACTACGTGTACCATGTCTATACTCGTTCTTAATTCTTATCTTCAGAACGCTATTTTCCTAGAAGGAAGAGAAGATATAGGTTTTTCAACCATGCATCCAGCTGCAATTCCTGGAACTCCTCAACATAAACACTATTTAATTGCAACCAATGAACTTTTAAGAAAACCAATAGTAACAGAAGAACAGATAGAAAAACTTAAAAAACTTGCTACTGATACAGGAAAGGAAGCATACCTTCTTCCAGCAGAACTTGTATCTCCTGTAGGCGATATGGGTATAGTAACAACAGCCATTGCCTTCGCAGGAGCAATTGAATACTACAAAGTTTCAAGAGATATTCTTAAAACAAAACGTTCTATGACTGAATTTCAGATTGCTCAATCACTTCAAGTTATTTCAAGTTTAGTTACAAAATACGGATTAGAAGGACTCATAAAACTTCTTAATGTAGACGCAATGAAAGCTTCTCTCCAATCGATGATTTTAGACAAAAATGAACAACCTCTTACAGTTACAGCAAGTAAACTCCTTGAAAAGATAGAAGAAACAATTCCAGAACTAATAAAAGAAGCAGAAAACTTTTCTCCTTCTGAACCTACCTATACATCAGCTCCTTCCCCTATGCTTGTTGAACATATGGAAGACCTTGTAGGTGATGATGTTCTAAAAGGTATTTTAAGAGAGTCATGGAAAAAGTTTTATGAAAATGTTTCAGAAAGAAATAAAGAATAA
- a CDS encoding GTP-binding protein — translation MKKKVIVCGPYNAGKTTFIKNINPQEFIGTEEREFDVENLIEKETTTTVGIEMNFSKKETHQFLFFGLPGQEKFDFIWEIIGENFDGILFLHPAYEDVRKLKFYVDFFSKTNSFSKAFKMILITHCDEAKINNFKTFKQFGFPVKTIDPRKKEEVSEIINFITKIFNGDLYVKNL, via the coding sequence ATGAAGAAAAAAGTCATCGTCTGTGGCCCCTACAATGCAGGAAAAACTACCTTCATAAAGAATATAAATCCTCAAGAATTCATAGGAACTGAAGAAAGAGAATTCGATGTAGAAAATCTAATAGAAAAAGAAACAACAACTACTGTTGGAATAGAAATGAACTTTTCGAAAAAGGAAACTCACCAATTTTTGTTTTTTGGATTACCAGGACAAGAAAAATTTGACTTTATCTGGGAAATAATAGGTGAAAATTTTGACGGAATTCTCTTTCTTCATCCTGCGTATGAAGATGTCAGAAAATTAAAGTTTTACGTCGATTTCTTTTCTAAAACAAATTCCTTTTCAAAAGCTTTTAAAATGATACTTATTACTCATTGCGATGAGGCAAAAATCAATAATTTTAAAACTTTTAAGCAATTTGGATTTCCTGTAAAGACAATAGATCCAAGAAAGAAAGAAGAAGTATCTGAAATTATTAATTTCATAACAAAAATTTTTAACGGAGATTTGTATGTTAAAAATCTTTAA
- the rapZ gene encoding RNase adapter RapZ: MKEKEILIITGESGAGKSSAMKHLEDLGFYCIDNIPPDLIPSLIRLIEDNPEIEKAALVIDIRNPGFRNAFPSILEKLKKQFAVQVWYFTADKDILIKRFSETRRPHPFEKYEPEKGLEELIEEEKEILKPMKQYADIIIDTSKMTIHELKRFIKGLISGEKPRLKITFLSFGFKYGIPTSADNIFDVRFLPNPHFIPKLRPKTGMDKEVVDYIMQFDESKKILDLILKLVEFLIPMYEKEGKAYITFAIGCTGGQHRSIALAELLAFQTHEKFPEYEIYVEHREKNVRRRIS, from the coding sequence ATGAAAGAAAAAGAAATACTCATAATAACTGGAGAATCTGGAGCAGGTAAATCCAGCGCAATGAAGCATCTTGAAGATTTAGGTTTTTATTGTATAGATAACATTCCTCCCGACCTTATTCCAAGTCTCATTAGGCTCATCGAGGATAATCCTGAAATTGAGAAGGCCGCTCTTGTTATAGACATAAGAAATCCGGGATTTAGAAATGCCTTTCCTTCAATACTTGAAAAATTAAAAAAACAATTTGCAGTACAGGTTTGGTATTTCACAGCCGATAAAGATATTCTTATTAAAAGATTTAGTGAAACGCGAAGACCTCATCCGTTTGAAAAGTATGAACCTGAAAAAGGACTCGAAGAACTCATAGAGGAAGAAAAAGAAATATTAAAACCTATGAAACAATACGCAGACATAATAATAGATACATCCAAAATGACAATTCATGAGCTAAAAAGATTTATAAAAGGTTTAATATCCGGAGAAAAACCTCGATTAAAAATAACTTTTTTATCCTTTGGTTTTAAATATGGAATTCCAACTTCAGCAGATAATATTTTTGATGTTAGATTCCTTCCCAATCCTCATTTCATTCCCAAATTAAGACCAAAAACAGGAATGGACAAAGAAGTAGTTGACTACATAATGCAGTTTGATGAAAGTAAAAAAATCTTAGATTTAATTTTAAAACTTGTAGAATTTTTAATACCAATGTACGAAAAAGAAGGTAAGGCCTACATTACTTTCGCTATTGGCTGTACTGGGGGACAGCATAGATCTATAGCACTTGCAGAACTCCTTGCATTTCAAACTCATGAAAAATTTCCAGAGTATGAAATTTACGTTGAACACAGAGAGAAAAATGTTAGAAGGAGGATTTCATGA